One Acidimicrobiia bacterium DNA window includes the following coding sequences:
- a CDS encoding exo-alpha-sialidase: MSGVRVLVGTRKGAFVMTSDGTRHEWDVRGPFFGGWEIFHVAGSAADPDRLYASQSTSWFGQVVQRSDDGGRTWAPVGNDFRYDGDAGTHQWYDGTPHPWEFARVWHFEPSPDDPDTVYAGVEDAALFRSVDGGRTWSELPGLRGHGSGPFWQPGAGGMCLHTIVLDPTDEKRMLVAISAAGVFRTADGGETWEPANRGLHSEGIPDPDAEVGHCVHRLATHPSRPHVVFMQKHWDVMRSDDAGASWREVSGDLPTDFGFAIDVHAHEPDTVYVVPITSDSEHYPPEGRLRVYRSRTGGGEWEPLTRGLPQEHCYVNVLRDAMAVDRLEPCGVYFGTTGGQVYASADEGDSWAPIVRDLPAVLSVEVQTLP; this comes from the coding sequence ATGAGCGGTGTGCGCGTGCTGGTGGGGACGCGGAAGGGCGCGTTCGTGATGACGTCGGACGGGACGCGCCACGAGTGGGACGTGCGCGGCCCGTTCTTCGGCGGATGGGAGATCTTCCACGTCGCGGGGTCGGCGGCCGACCCGGACCGGTTGTACGCGTCGCAGTCGACGTCGTGGTTCGGTCAGGTCGTCCAGCGCTCGGACGACGGCGGACGGACGTGGGCACCGGTCGGCAACGACTTCCGCTACGACGGCGACGCGGGTACGCACCAGTGGTACGACGGCACGCCGCACCCGTGGGAGTTCGCGCGTGTGTGGCACTTCGAGCCGTCGCCCGACGATCCCGACACGGTGTACGCGGGCGTCGAGGACGCCGCCCTGTTCCGCTCGGTCGACGGCGGACGAACGTGGAGCGAGCTGCCCGGTCTGCGCGGCCACGGTTCGGGTCCGTTCTGGCAACCGGGCGCGGGCGGCATGTGCCTGCACACGATCGTGCTCGACCCCACGGACGAGAAGCGCATGCTCGTCGCCATCTCGGCTGCGGGCGTGTTCCGCACGGCGGACGGCGGCGAGACGTGGGAGCCGGCGAACCGCGGGCTGCACTCGGAGGGCATCCCGGATCCGGATGCCGAGGTCGGTCACTGCGTGCACCGGCTCGCGACGCATCCGTCGCGGCCGCACGTCGTGTTCATGCAGAAGCACTGGGACGTGATGCGCAGCGACGACGCGGGCGCCTCGTGGCGCGAGGTCAGCGGCGACCTGCCGACCGACTTCGGCTTCGCGATCGACGTGCACGCGCACGAGCCCGACACCGTGTACGTCGTGCCGATCACGAGCGACTCGGAGCACTACCCGCCCGAGGGCCGGTTGCGCGTCTACCGGAGCCGCACCGGCGGCGGTGAGTGGGAGCCGTTGACGCGCGGGCTGCCGCAGGAGCACTGCTACGTGAACGTGCTGCGCGACGCGATGGCGGTCGACCGGTTGGAGCCGTGCGGCGTGTACTTCGGGACGACCGGCGGTCAGGTGTACGCGTCGGCCGACGAGGGTGACTCGTGGGCCCCGATCGTGCGCGACCTTCCGGCCGTGCTGTCCGTGGAGGTGCAGACGCTGCCGTGA
- a CDS encoding DUF1028 domain-containing protein, with product MTYSIVARDPETGQLGVAVQTCMFAVGRSVPWARAGVGAVASQAMTDPAYGPRCLDALERGAPASDALAAARAADDGAALRQVGVVDASGRAAAFTGELCIDYAGHHIGDGYAVQANMMASAAVWPAMGRAFERATGPLSERLLAALDAAEAEGGDARGRMSAAIVVVDGEPARSPGGGIVCDLRVDHHDRPLVELRRLMRVAGAYAAYNRAVDSLFAGDATTALEESVPARRALPDDENVRFLHAGALAFAGRVDDATTELRALVDKRPTWATIIRGFVTKGLLVLPPGFDLDAVAPTRD from the coding sequence GTGACGTACTCGATCGTCGCCCGCGATCCGGAGACCGGCCAGCTCGGCGTGGCCGTCCAGACGTGCATGTTCGCGGTCGGTCGCTCGGTGCCGTGGGCGAGGGCGGGCGTCGGCGCCGTCGCGTCGCAGGCCATGACCGATCCGGCCTACGGGCCACGGTGCCTCGACGCGCTCGAGCGCGGTGCCCCGGCGTCCGACGCGCTCGCCGCCGCACGCGCCGCGGACGACGGGGCCGCGCTCCGCCAGGTCGGCGTCGTCGACGCGTCGGGCCGCGCCGCCGCGTTCACCGGCGAGCTCTGCATCGACTACGCCGGGCACCACATCGGCGACGGCTACGCGGTCCAGGCGAACATGATGGCGAGCGCCGCAGTGTGGCCAGCGATGGGACGGGCGTTCGAGCGCGCGACCGGCCCGCTCAGCGAGCGTCTCCTCGCAGCGCTCGACGCCGCCGAAGCCGAGGGAGGCGACGCGCGCGGTCGGATGTCCGCCGCGATCGTCGTGGTCGACGGTGAGCCGGCGCGCTCGCCGGGCGGCGGGATCGTGTGCGACCTGCGGGTCGACCATCACGACCGCCCGCTCGTGGAGCTCCGGCGGCTGATGCGCGTCGCGGGCGCGTATGCCGCGTACAACCGCGCCGTCGACTCGCTCTTCGCGGGCGACGCGACGACCGCGCTCGAGGAGTCCGTGCCGGCGCGCCGCGCCCTGCCCGACGACGAGAACGTCCGCTTCCTCCACGCAGGCGCGCTCGCGTTCGCCGGGCGCGTGGACGACGCGACGACGGAGCTCCGCGCGCTCGTCGACAAGCGTCCGACGTGGGCGACGATCATCCGCGGCTTCGTCACCAAGGGGCTGCTCGTACTCCCGCCGGGCTTCGACCTCGACGCGGTTGCGCCGACGCGCGACTGA
- a CDS encoding site-specific DNA-methyltransferase, with protein sequence MTGDDARAARPRRGADRRPTATSNFGVGRRESHDATGFYQRFEPPELTTDETVAAPEPIADPFRTGDSRHMDDLPDGSVALVVTSPPYFAGKQYEEELTRDGIPGSYREYLQLLTDVFAECKRTLEAGGRIAVNVANLGRKPYRSLSADVIEILQDKLHLLLRGEIVWRKGEGAAGNCAWGSFRSPANPVLRDVTERVVVASKGRFDRAKSARDRERADLPHVATLPTDEFMAATLDVWDIPPESARRVHHPAPFPVELPERLIRLYTYERDLVLDPFMGSGSTLVAAARLDRRYVGYDLDPQYAAIARERVADALSDDPPAPDVAKPVAAYAEDTVEQAGFTITARNKRLRGTGVTVALVAEDADGRPWYFDVSGAFAVTRTGLFRTESVWRAIGRAHVLNAKDYSPLVLLTTDLPRRGSEADLALRAAGPAAFVDVVELTDDAALQRLRAYAKGGRADRPEPGFWTARDITHVR encoded by the coding sequence GTGACCGGTGACGACGCGCGCGCCGCGAGGCCGCGCCGCGGTGCCGACCGTCGACCGACCGCGACGTCGAACTTCGGTGTCGGCCGGCGCGAGAGCCACGACGCCACCGGCTTCTACCAGCGGTTCGAGCCACCCGAGCTCACGACCGACGAGACCGTCGCGGCGCCCGAGCCGATCGCCGACCCGTTCCGCACCGGCGACTCGCGCCACATGGACGACCTGCCCGACGGCTCGGTCGCGCTCGTCGTCACGTCGCCGCCGTACTTCGCGGGCAAGCAGTACGAGGAGGAGCTGACGCGCGACGGCATCCCCGGCTCGTACCGCGAGTACCTGCAACTCCTCACCGACGTCTTCGCGGAGTGCAAGCGGACGCTCGAAGCCGGAGGCCGGATCGCGGTCAACGTCGCCAACCTCGGCCGCAAGCCGTACCGGAGCCTGTCGGCGGACGTCATCGAGATCCTCCAGGACAAGCTGCACCTGCTGCTGCGCGGCGAGATCGTCTGGCGCAAGGGCGAGGGCGCGGCCGGGAACTGCGCGTGGGGATCGTTCCGCAGCCCAGCGAACCCCGTGCTGCGCGACGTGACCGAGCGCGTCGTCGTCGCGAGCAAGGGCCGCTTCGACCGCGCGAAGTCGGCGCGCGACCGCGAGCGCGCCGACCTCCCGCATGTCGCGACGCTCCCGACCGACGAGTTCATGGCCGCGACGCTCGACGTGTGGGACATCCCGCCCGAGAGCGCGCGCCGCGTGCACCATCCCGCGCCGTTCCCCGTCGAGCTGCCCGAACGCCTGATCCGCCTCTACACGTACGAGCGCGACCTCGTGCTCGACCCCTTCATGGGATCGGGCTCGACGCTCGTCGCCGCCGCGCGCCTCGACCGCCGCTACGTCGGCTACGACCTCGACCCGCAGTACGCCGCGATCGCGCGTGAACGGGTCGCGGACGCGCTCAGCGATGACCCACCCGCGCCGGACGTCGCCAAGCCCGTCGCGGCGTACGCCGAGGACACCGTTGAGCAGGCGGGCTTCACGATCACCGCGCGCAACAAGCGGCTGCGCGGCACCGGTGTGACGGTTGCGCTCGTCGCCGAGGACGCCGACGGCCGGCCCTGGTACTTCGACGTGTCCGGCGCCTTCGCCGTGACACGCACCGGGCTCTTCCGCACGGAGTCCGTCTGGCGCGCGATCGGCCGTGCGCACGTGCTGAACGCGAAGGACTACTCGCCGCTCGTCCTCCTGACGACGGACCTCCCCCGTCGTGGCAGCGAAGCCGACCTCGCGCTGCGCGCCGCCGGGCCGGCCGCGTTCGTCGACGTCGTCGAGCTCACGGACGACGCCGCGCTGCAGCGACTGCGCGCGTACGCGAAGGGCGGCCGTGCCGACCGACCGGAGCCCGGCTTCTGGACTGCGCGCGACATCACGCACGTCCGTTAG